One genomic region from Capra hircus breed San Clemente chromosome 18, ASM170441v1, whole genome shotgun sequence encodes:
- the LOC102168252 gene encoding LOW QUALITY PROTEIN: zinc finger protein 836-like (The sequence of the model RefSeq protein was modified relative to this genomic sequence to represent the inferred CDS: inserted 2 bases in 1 codon) produces the protein MQSEGIIFECSQVVTNVSASGLSSQRTCNVCKGFSHKDENAVMHPSELLPDRETQNKRPYRCNECDITFLQDSELIRHRRIHTGGKPYKCDVCGKAFNQTRKLAVHWRIHTGEKPHKCDVCGKAFKQAAKFVIHWRYHMREKRYKCDVCGKAFTQATGLAVHQRLHTGKKPYKCDICSKAFRVSSNRAVHRRVHTGEKLYKCDVCGQAFSQATGLTVHQRIHTGEKPYKCDVCGKAFNHTTRLELHQRIHTGEKPYKCKVCGKVFSHTANLSVHRRLHTGEKPYICDVCGRCFTQNAQLEVHQRTHTGEKPYKCNICYRAFSHTASLSVHRRLHTGEKPYKCEICGMALNEAAKLAVHQRFHSGEKPYKCNICGRAFSQTANLAVHRRIHTGRKQYKCDVCGKAFNQTAKLGLHRRIHTGEKPYKCDVCGKAFSCTGNLALHWRVHTGEKAYKCDECGKAFSQATGLAVHQRLHTGEKPYKCDICGKAFRVSSNLAVHRRVHTGEKPYKCDVCGNAFSQATGLAVHQRIHTGEKPYKCDVCGSAFNHTTRLQLHQRIHTGEKPYKCNVCGKAFSRTANLTVHQRLHTGEKPYKCDICGKAFRVSSNLAVHQSVHTGEKXYKCDVCGKAFSHTGNLAVHRRVHTGEKPYKCDVCGKAFSHTGNVAVHQRVHTGE, from the exons ATGCAATCTGAAGGGATAATTTTTGAATGTAGTCAAGTTGTGACAAATGTCAGCGCCTCAGGTTTATCATCTCAGAGAACTTGTAATGTCTGCAAAGGCTTTTCTCATAAAGATGAGAATGCTGTTATGCATCCTTCAGAACTGTTACCAGACCGTGAAACACAGAATAAAAGACCTTACAGATGTAATGAGTGTGACATAACCTTTCTTCAGGACTCAGAACTCATTAGACATCGAAGAATCCATACAGGAggaaaaccatataaatgtgatgtgtgtggcaaGGCTTTTAATCAAACTAGAAAACTTGCAGTTCattggagaattcatactggagagaaaccacataaatgtgatgtgtgtggcaaggcctttaagCAAGCTGCAAAATTTGTAATTCATTGGAGATATCATATGAGAGAGAAACgatataaatgtgatgtgtgtggcaaggcctttactCAAGCTACAGGCCTTGCAGTTCATCAGAGACTTCATACTGGAAAGAAACCGtataaatgtgatatatgtaGCAAGGCTTTCAGAGTAAGCTCAAACCGTGCTGTTCATcggagagttcatactggagagaaactgtataaatgtgatgtgtgtggccAGGCCTTTAGTCAAGCTACAGGCCTTACAGTTCATCAGAggattcatactggagagaaaccatataaatgtgatgtatgtggcaaagcctttaatcACACTACAAGACTTGAacttcatcagagaattcatactggagagaagccataCAAATGCAAGGTATGTGGCAAGGTGTTTAGTCATACTGCAAACCTCAGTGTTCATCGGAgacttcatactggagagaaaccatatatatGTGATGTATGTGGCCGATGCTTTACTCAGAACGCACAACTTGAAGTTCATCAGAGAACTCATACGGGAGAGAAGCCATACAAATGCAACATATGTTACAGGGCGTTTAGTCATACTGCAAGCCTCAGTGTTCATCGGAgacttcatactggagagaaaccatataaatgtgaaatATGTGGCATGGCCTTAAATGAAGCTGCAAAGCTAGCAGTTCATCAGAGATTCCATTcgggagagaaaccatataaatgcaATATATGTGGCAGAGCCTTTAGTCAAACTGCAAACCTTGCAGTTCAtcggagaattcatactggaaggaaacaatataaatgtgatgtatgtggcaaggcctttaatCAGACTGCGAAACTTGGACTTCAtcggagaattcatactggagagaaaccgtataaatgtgatgtgtgtggcaaGGCATTTAGTTGTACTGGAAACCTTGCTCTTCATtggagagttcatactggagagaaagcatataaatgtgatgagtgtggcaaggcctttagtcAAGCTACAGGCCTTGCAGTTCATCAGAgacttcatactggagagaaaccatataaatgtgatatatgtgGCAAGGCTTTCAGAGTAAGCTCAAACCTTGCTGTTCATcggagagttcatactggagagaaaccatataaatgtgatgtgtgtggcaaTGCCTTTAGTCAAGCTACAGGCCTTGCagttcatcagagaattcatactggagagaaaccatataaatgtgatgtatgtggcaGCGCCTTTAATCACACTACAAGACTTCAacttcatcagagaattcatactggagagaagccataCAAATGCAATGTATGTGGCAAGGCATTTAGTCGTACTGCCAACCTTACTGTTCATCAGAgacttcatactggagagaaaccatataagtGTGATATATGTGGCAAGGCTTTCAGAGTAAGTTCAAACCTTGCTGTTCATCAGAgtgttcatactggagagaa ctataaatgtgatgtgtgtggcaaGGCGTTTAGTCATACTGGAAACCTTGCTGTTCATcggagagttcatactggagagaaaccatacaaatgtgatgtgtgtggcaaGGCGTTTAGTCATACTGGAAACGTTGCTGttcatcagagagttcatactggagaataA